A genomic stretch from Coffea arabica cultivar ET-39 chromosome 10c, Coffea Arabica ET-39 HiFi, whole genome shotgun sequence includes:
- the LOC113711923 gene encoding cytochrome P450 81Q32: protein MEAEMSWYYCISLLSFFLLILTLSKLFLRKRRQCNNVPPGPPSFPIIGHLHLLKEPLHKRLQQLSHKYGHIFSLKLGYRSVVVISSPSAFEECFTTNDVVFANRPRFLVGKHLNYNFTTVGTAPYGPLWRNLRRITTLEIFSRGRLNMFLNIRQEEVKLLVKDLYQRSSPSSSKVEMKSRFSELSFNIIMRMVTNKRYFGAEVQNNEQAKHFRDIIRELSELSGASNPGDFLPILQWIDFQQIEKKMLKLQESMDEVLQSLIDDCRNKCRESQTEHKVAGRDTIIDSMLSMQEEEPEYYTDEIIKGIVLILLMAGTDTSAVTMEWAMSLLLNHPEVLRKARVELDNFVGQDRLVDESDLPKLTYIQAIVNETLRLFPAVPLLSPHESSAECSIGGYYVPSNTMLLVNAWAIHRDPELWDDPTSFKPERFEGLEADTYKLKLIPFGMGRRGCPGAGLANRVVTLALGALIQCFDWDKVSQDLEDMTEGSGLTMPKAKPLEAMCRAREKMTKILKEL from the exons ATGGAAGCGGAAATGTCCTGGTATTACTGCATTTCCCTACTATCCTTTTTCTTGCTAATTCTCACCCTGTCAAAACTCTTCCTCAGGAAAAGAAGGCAGTGCAACAATGTACCACCAGGCCCACCTTCATTCCCAATCATAGGGCATCTTCATCTGCTAAAAGAACCTTTGCACAAAAGGTTACAGCAACTTTCTCATAAATATGGTCACATATTTTCCTTAAAGCTGGGATACAGATCAGTGGTTGTCATATCTTCACCATCGGCTTTTGAGGAATGCTTCACAACTAATGACGTAGTTTTTGCCAATAGGCCTCGTTTTCTTGTTGGCAAGCACCTCAACTATAACTTCACCACAGTGGGAACAGCCCCGTATGGCCCTCTTTGGAGGAACCTTCGCCGCATTACTACCCTGGAGATCTTCTCAAGAGGTAGACTCAACATGTTCTTGAACATTCGGCAAGAAGAAGTGAAGTTACTAGTAAAAGATCTTTATCAAAGATCAAGCCCAAGTTCTTCAAAGGTTGAGATGAAGTCTAGGTTCTCGGAGCTATCATTTAACATCATTATGAGGATGGTAACAAACAAGCGATACTTTGGAGCTGAAGTGCAGAACAATGAACAGGCTAAGCACTTCCGAGATATAATAAGGGAATTGTCTGAATTGAGTGGAGCATCAAATCCAGGGGACTTCCTGCCAATTTTGCAATGGATTGATTTTCAGCAGATTGAGAAGAAAATGCTGAAATTGCAGGAAAGTATGGATGAAGTCTTGCAGAGCCTGATAGACGATTGTCGAAATAAGTGTAGAGAATCTCAGACGGAACACAAAGTGGCAGGGAGAGATACAATCATTGACTCAATGCTTTCCATGCAAGAAGAAGAACCTGAGTACTATACTGATGAAATCATCAAAGGCATTGTTCTG ATACTGTTAATGGCTGGCACAGACACTTCAGCTGTAACAATGGAATGGGCCATGTCGCTTCTTCTCAATCATCCTGAGGTGTTGAGGAAGGCAAGAGTTGAGCTAGACAACTTTGTAGGTCAAGATCGTCTAGTAGATGAATCAGATCTTCCTAAGCTGACTTATATCCAAGCCATTGTCAACGAAACATTACGATTGTTTCCAGCAGTGCCACTCCTATCACCGCATGAGTCGTCGGCTGAGTGCTCCATCGGAGGCTATTATGTACCCTCTAACACAATGTTGCTTGTTAATGCCTGGGCCATTCACAGAGACCCTGAATTATGGGATGATCCCACCAGTTTCAAGCCAGAAAGATTCGAGGGGCTGGAAGCTGATACCTACAAGTTGAAGTTGATACCATTTGGCATGGGAAGGAGGGGCTGTCCTGGTGCTGGTCTTGCCAATCGCGTGGTGACATTGGCTCTGGGAGCATTGATCCAATGCTTTGACTGGGATAAGGTTAGCCAGGATTTGGAAGACATGACTGAAGGTTCAGGCCTCACAATGCCTAAAGCCAAGCCATTGGAGGCGATGTGCAGAGCTCGTGAAAAGATGACTAAAATCCTGAAAGAACTATGA
- the LOC113712029 gene encoding metal transporter Nramp3.2 gives MIHATPNNHPEQEEDQESNILIPLSSSTATHDYVDEAREKILALEIETEEPSSSHGNSDEEEAKAPAFSWRKLWEFTGPGFLMSVAFLDPGNLEGDLQAGAIAGYSLLWLLMWSTVMGLLIQLLSLRLGVATGRHLAELCREEYPYWAGLLLWLMAELALIGADIQEVIGSAIAINILSHGVFPLWAGVLITAADCFIFLFLENYGVRKLEAVFAILITTMALSFAWMFADTKPSTKELTLGLLVPRLSSKTIQKAVGVVGCVITPHNVFLYSALVQSRKIDAKNKGKVKEALNYYTIESCIAVLVSFTINLFVTAVFAKGFYGSSQASTIGLVNAGQYLQQRYGGGLFPILYIWGIGLLAAGQSSTMTGTYAGQFIMGGFLNLRMQKWMRSLITRSCAIVPTIIVAIVFNRTEDSLDVLNEWLNVLQGMQIPFALIPLLTLVSNERVMGVFKIGTAMGRTVWTVAALVIVINGYVLLDFFKSEVEGPLLGLVVCLGTLAYLAFILYLISHGGSLPMTNLFSHMHSTGFAQLKS, from the exons ATGATCCATGCAACCCCCAACAATCACCCAGAACAAGAAGAAGATCAAGAATCCAATATCCTTATTCCTTTGTCATCATCAACGGCTACCCATGATTACGTTGATGAAGCCCGTGAGAAAATCTTGGCTCTGGAAATTGAAACAGAGGAGCCATCATCATCCCATGGTAATTCCGACGAAGAAGAGGCAAAAGCACCAGCATTTTCCTGGAGGAAGCTATGGGAATTTACTGGGCCGGGCTTTCTAATGAGCGTGGCATTTCTTGATCCGGGAAACTTGGAGGGTGATCTGCAGGCTGGGGCTATTGCGGGCTACTCACTTTTGTGGTTGTTGATGTGGTCTACTGTGATGGGACTTTTGATCCAGCTCCTGTCTCTGAGGCTGGGTGTCGCCACGGGCCGGCACTTGGCTGAGCTGTGTAGGGAGGAGTACCCCTATTGGGCTGGGCTTTTGTTGTGGTTAATGGCTGAGCTGGCATTGATCGGAGCTGATATTCAGGAGGTGATTGGCAGTGCTATAGCCATAAACATTTTGAGTCATGGGGTCTTTCCTCTTTGGGCTGGTGTCCTCATTACTGCTGCTGATTG TTTCatcttcttgtttcttgaaaactaCGGAGTTAGAAAACTAGAAGCTGTTTTTGCTATCCTAATCACAACAATGGCACTATCTTTTGCCTGGATGTTTGCTGACACAAAGCCTAGCACTAAAGAACTCACACTAG GTCTTTTAGTACCAAGACTGAGCTCGAAGACGATTCAGAAAGCAGTGGGAGTTGTCGGTTGTGTCATAACCCCTCACAATGTCTTTCTTTATTCTGCTTTGGTGCAGTCAAGGAAGATTGATGCCAAAAATAAAGGGAAGGTCAAAGAGGCTCTCAATTACTACACCATTGAATCTTGCATTGCTGTTCTTGTCTCTTTCACTATTAATTTGTTTGTCACAGCAGTCTTTGCAAAAGGATTTTATGGCAGTTCACAAGCCAGTACTATAGGCCTGGTGAATGCAGGGCAATATCTTCAACAGAGGTATGGTGGAGGTTTGTTCCCTATTCTCTATATCTGGGGCATTGGGCTTCTGGCAGCTGGCCAAAGTAGCACCATGACTGGTACATATGCTGGACAGTTCATAATGGGAGGTTTCCTCAACCTTCGTATGCAGAAATGGATGCGATCATTGATTACGAGAAGTTGTGCCATTGTACCAACCATAATTGTGGCAATTGTCTTCAATAGAACTGAAGATTCGTTGGATGTCTTGAACGAATGGCTTAACGTGCTTCAGGGTATGCAGATCCCATTTGCCCTCATTCCACTGCTCACATTGGTATCGAACGAGCGTGTCATGGGAGTCTTCAAAATTGGAACTGCTATGGGG AGAACTGTCTGGACCGTGGCTGCCCTTGTGATAGTGATAAATGGATATGTTTTGCTGGACTTCTTTAAATCTGAAGTTGAAGGACCATTATTGGGATTGGTGGTCTGTCTGGGGACATTAGCATATTTGGCTTTCATTTTATACCTCATCTCACATGGTGGTAGCCTGCCTATGACCAATCTGTTCAGCCACATGCACTCTACTGGATTTGCCCAGCTCAAGAGCTAA
- the LOC140015586 gene encoding putative pumilio homolog 8, chloroplastic, producing MEHRGLGNRRIPYFPASYSPESQAQNFFMYPFRRNSLPEAGFDHPPPQTPNVFPCDQTLESALSRLNLSSDIHHQTAPFQPPETDTEGSMGYFRSVGLNNVGFEQGGLMGFDDYHTGGGPGGRQQQAFGFGGAHRNPFSGPGIWDCGPEISGFSGGICREPWCGDEASCLLNVDLKNDNSQRFCDHGNSFLQCKQSLSRGNQNGVSMENMDGLSNGFLSRNLSFLRPNSQNNRQLYARIKNQLDGLSLRDMRGRIVSFAKDQSGSKILQAKVDHANEGEIEMAISEILDHASDLMKNQSGSYFIQKLFVVCSEEQRTRIILAVTKNSFQLVDICLNPHGARTMQKLLENLSTPEQISFVISALSPGAVALANDPNGQHVIRYCLIHYPYEYHKHLLNEIVHNCYTIATDKSGCCVLQSCVENAYGEPKERLMNEIIRNALQLAEDPYGNYVVQHLLGLKIPEVTALLLEQLRGHFVALSSDKYASNVVEKILVDSGKGHSATVIMELLTSPNAGSLLVHPYGNFVIQKALSIAKGEVYVALHSLIQSNAQSMRSNLFGRKILAWFEKKKHQHV from the exons ATGGAACATAGGGGCTTAGGGAACCGGCGAATTCCTTATTTTCCGGCCAGTTATTCACCGGAGAGTCAAGCCCAGAATTTTTTCATGTACCCTTTTCGCCGGAACTCCTTGCCTGAGGCTGGCTTTGACCACCCCCCACCACAAACCCCTAACGTTTTTCCCTGTGATCAAACCCTTGAATCAGCTCTCTCAAGACTCAACCTCTCTTCGGATATTCACCACCAGACGGCACCGTTCCAGCCTCCGGAGACGGACACGGAGGGTTCAATGGGTTATTTTCGTTCTGTGGGTTTGAACAATGTGGGATTTGAGCAGGGTGGTTTAATGGGCTTTGATGATTATCACACTGGTGGTGGGCCTGGTGGCCGCCAGCAGCAGGCTTTTGGCTTTGGTGGGGCCCACAGGAACCCCTTCTCGGGCCCGGGGATCTGGGATTGTGGGCCCGAGATTTCTGGCTTTAGTGGTGGCATTTGCAGGGAGCCATGGTGTGGGGATGAGGCTTCCTGCTTGTTGAATGTTGACCTGAAAAATGACAACAGTCAAAGGTTTTGTGATCATGGCAACTCTTTCTTGCAGTGCAAGCAATCCTTATCAAGAGGAAACCAGAATGGTGTGTCGATGGAAAATATGGATGGACTATCTAATGGCTTTCTCTCAAGAAATTTAAGCTTCTTGAGGCCTAATTCGCAAAACAATCGACAATTATATGCAAGGATTAAGAATCAATTAGATGGATTATCTTTGCGAGATATGAGGGGAAGGATTGTTTCCTTCGCTAAAGATCAGAGTGGAAGTAAGATTTTGCAGGCGAAAGTGGATCATGCTAATGAAGGAGAGATTGAGATGGCAATATCTGAGATTTTGGATCATGCTTCTGATCTGATGAAAAATCAATCTGGTAGTTATTTCATACAGAAGCTTTTTGTGGTCTGCAGTGAGGAACAGAGGACTAGGATTATTTTGGCTGTTACCAAGAATTCTTTTCAGCTTGTTGATATTTGTCTCAATCCACACGG AGCTCGCACTATGCAGAAATTGTTGGAAAACTTAAGTACCCCTGAGCAGATATCGTTTGTAATCTCTGCTTTAAGCCCTGGGGCTGTGGCTTTGGCTAACGACCCCAATGGTCAGCATGTTATCCGATATTGCTTGATACATTACCCCTATGAGTACCACAAG CACCTTCTCAACGAAATTGTACATAACTGCTATACAATTGCAACAGACAAAAGTGGGTGCTGTGTGCTGCAGTCTTGTGTGGAGAATGCTTATGGAGAACCCAAAGAGCGTTTGATGAATGAAATAATAAGAAATGCATTACAACTAGCAGAAGATCCTTATGG GAATTATGTGGTTCAACACTTGCTGGGACTAAAAATACCAGAAGTTACAGCTCTTCTGTTGGAACAGCTTCGAGGCCATTTTGTGGCCCTCTCCAGTGACAAATATGCGAGTAATGTAGTGGAGAAAATTCTAGTTGATTCTGGAAAAGGGCACTCTGCAACAGTTATTATGGAATtgctcacaagtccaaatgctgGTAGTCTACTAGTACATCCTTATGGGAACTTTGTCATTCAGAAAGCGCTATCAATCGCAAAG GGTGAAGTATACGTTGCACTTCACAGCTTAATCCAAAGCAATGCTCAATCAATGCGCAGCAACCTTTTCGGTAGGAAGATTCTTGCTTGGTTTGAGAAGAAGAAGCACCAGCATGTATAG
- the LOC113711987 gene encoding peamaclein, protein MKLVFFTLLLLALVLNSSFIPTTMAGSSFCDSKCGVRCSKAGVQDRCLKYCKICCQECNCVPSGTYGNKHECPCYRDKKNSKGKPKCP, encoded by the exons ATGAAGCTAGTCTTCTTCACTTTGCTCCTCCTTGCTCTTGTTCTCAACTCCTCCTTCATCCCAACCACAATGGCTGGATCAA GCTTTTGTGATTCAAAATGTGGAGTGAGGTGCTCGAAGGCTGGAGTGCAAGATAGATGCTTGAAATACTGCAAAATTTGCTGTCAAGAGTGCAATTGCGTGCCTTCGGGAACTTATGGGAACAAGCACGAGTGCCCCTGCTACAGGGACAAGAAGAACTCCAAGGGCAAGCCTAAATGCCCTTGA
- the LOC140016145 gene encoding uncharacterized protein, translated as MERKQGFFSALREEVVRGLSPGRSRGRSPSPSRSSLRRRRKGAHTVPPEAFISRSGSLRPGVETLSPLREGPDPAGSEVGDSKSEKWGHWLCRAPSLSTSASGSGSGYQRSDLRLLLGVLGAPLAPVHVSSNDPLPHLSIKDTPIETSSAQYILQQYTAASGGQKLQNAIHNAYAMGKVKMLASDIETATKVIKSRNSSKAAESGGFVLWQMNPDMWYVELALGGSKVHAGCNGKLVWRHTPWLGAHAAKGPVRPLRRALQGLDPRTTANMFANARCTGEKKINGEDCFVLKLCADPHTLKARSEGPAEIIRHVLFGYFSQKTGLLVHLEDSHLTRIQSNGGDAVYWETTINSFLDDYRPVEGIMIAHSGRSVVTLFRFGDTALSHTKTRMEEAWTIEEVAFNVPGLSGECFIPPAELRLGSLSEACELPQGERARTVAAAAAYRAKVVALEKSRESNVNNIVLKMDI; from the exons ATGGAGCGGAAACAGGGCTTCTTTTCAGCACTCAGAGAGGAAGTAGTACGAGGTTTATCACCGGGTCGGTCCAGAGGGCGAAGCCCATCTCCTTCAAGGTCGAGTTTAAGGAGGAGAAGGAAGGGAGCCCACACGGTTCCGCCGGAGGCGTTCATTTCGAGATCGGGGAGTTTGAGGCCCGGCGTCGAGACTCTGTCGCCTTTGAGGGAGGGTCCGGATCCGGCCGGGTCGGAGGTTGGGGATAGTAAGAGCGAGAAGTGGGGCCACTGGCTGTGTCGGGCGCCCTCCCTTTCGACTTCTGCctccggatccgggtcgggttaTCAGAGGTCCGATCTGAGGCTGCTGCTTGGTGTCTTGGGTGCGCCGCTTGCCCCGGTGCACGTCAGCAGCAACGACCCTTTGCCTCATCTCAGCATTAAAGACACTCCCATT GAAACTTCATCAGCTCAATATATACTGCAGCAGTATACAGCTGCATCGGGAGGACAGAAGTTGCAAAATGCTATTCACAATGCTTATGCAATGGGAAAAGTGAAGATGTTGGCATCAGACATTGAGACTGCTACAAAGGTCATTAAGAGCAGGAATTCTTCGAAAGCAGCCGAGTCTGGTGGATTTGTTCTCTGGCAAATGAACCCAGATATGTGGTATGTGGAGCTCGCGCTTGGTGGTAGCAAAGTCCATGCTGGATGCAACGGGAAATTAGTTTGGAGACATACCCCCTGGCTTGGTGCACATGCTGCAAAAGGGCCCGTCAGACCACTGCGTCGTGCCCTTCAG GGACTTGACCCGAGGACCACGGCAAACATGTTTGCTAATGCTAGATGCACAGGAGAGAAGAAGATTAATGGGGAGGATTGCTTTGTTCTCAAGCTTTGTGCTGATCCACACACATTAAAAGCAAGGAGTGAAGGACCTGCGGAAATAATAAGGCACGTTCTTTTTGGCTATTTTAGCCAGAAAACAGGGCTTCTTGTGCACTTAGAAGATTCCCATTTAACGCGTATTCAAAGCAATGGAGGTGATGCTGTTTACTGGGAAACAACAATCAATTCATTTCTTGATGATTATAGGCCTGTTGAGGGGATCATGATTGCTCACTCTGGGCGGTCAGTGGTTACCCTTTTCAGGTTCGGGGATACAGCACTGAGTCATACCAAAACCAGGATGGAAGAAGCATGGACCATCGAGGAAgtagccttcaatgttcctggTCTGTCGGGAGAGTGTTTCATTCCACCTGCTGAGTTGAGATTGGGTTCTCTCAGCGAAGCATGTGAACTTCCTCAAGGAGAGAGGGCAAGGACAGTGGCTGCAGCAGCAGCTTATCGGGCTAAGGTTGTTGCGCTGGAGAAATCACGGGAGAGCAATGTCAACAATATTGTACTCAAGATGGATATTTAA